The Dehalococcoidia bacterium region CCTCTCCAACTCTCAATGTGGTGATTGAACTGGCACATCGAGACAGCCTCGGTCTGGCACTCGACGTTTCCAATCGAGACATCGCACCGCCTCCTCATGCCGTGATCGAGGTAATTGAGCTGGGTGATGTCTGCGCCGTCCTAACGGTCCTTGGACACGAGGACGACCTGTTGATCCGGCCCACAGTGGGTGGCATTGTGGTCGCCCACAGGAACTCGCGATATACCGCCAACGCTTCTGGTGTGAGATACGTCGTTGAAGCTTACCGGCTGACCACAGATATACGTTGGTCATAGCGTTTGCGGCGGCCGCTCCGGCCCTCCTTCCCCCACTCCATTCACCCGCTTGATCGGTGCGCTTAGGCGGCGTGATGGTCGCCGCAGCGTGCTCCTGAACCCGTTGGCTGGAGGAAGCGAAGCTCACGAACGTCGTTGGAGGTCCTGGCGCTGCCCGTTGCCGTGGTTCACGCACAAGCAAACCTGCCGGTGCGCGCGTGTCGTAGGCCTGGTCCAGGGCCCGGAGCAGGTCCGACCGGCACTGGGCGCCCTGGAGGGGGTAGGCCTGTGCGTCCGCGCCGAGCTGAAAGGCCCGCCGCCGCAGCTCCTCCCGCAGGTTGGGGGCAATACGGGCCTGGTCGCCCGGCGGGCGGCCTCGGCGTGATCACGGCGAGGAGGCGGCGGATGTCGCCCGCCGTCAGGCCCCTGGGGTTCGAGGGCGAGATGCGCGGGCGCTCAATGGCGTCGCAGGGGTTGGAACCGACGACCTTCATCCTGATCAGGAAGCGGTAGTAGCTGCTAAGACAGGCGAGGCGGGCGGCGATAGTGATCGAGGAGGGCTCCTTGCCGGCGAGGGCGGTGCCGTATGCCCAGGCGAAGGCGTCGTCGCTGGTGACCTGGTCGGGCGTTTTCGCGGCGCGGCCGAAGAACTCGTTCAGCATGCGCGAGTAGGCCTGGACGGTGCGCTGGGAGCCGGAGCGGCGATGCTTCTCGGCCAGGAAGGCGTACAGGGTGCGGTCCCAGCCGGAGGCGGTTTCGTCGAGGTAGGCGATTGCGGTCATGAGCACGACTCCTTTCTTGAGGTCGTGCCATACACACGCTTAGTGGGGGGCCGAAGTCAAGCACGCGGCGGCTGTCAAGCCGCTACCTCCCAGGAGAGAGCTGCCCTTGCGGCGCCCGCGTCGAGGCCCCGGGCGGACGTCTGCCCTGACTGCCTGAAGTCGCAGGTCGCAGGCTAACGATGCCGCGTCAACTGGCGCCTCGCGTTGTACCCGCTGCGGCAGGCTTTCGAACCGATCCAAGGGGAGGGTAGGGTGGAAACTTCGGGCCGTTTCGCCTCGGGAGCGCTGGCCGACCAACTTTTCTGTGTACGCATCGGGACACTGCAGGCGAGACTCGTTCATCTGGCGCAGGTGGGTTCGAAATCCGGGTTCGACCAGCCGTTGGGAGCGCCGGCAAGTCATGCGCCCGACCCGTGAGGTACTTGAAGCGCGGGTAGGAGCGAAGGGTAAGCGAACGGACCGGTTGCTTCGCCGTTGGTATCCGGTGTGCGGTGCCTAGTGGGAGATCATGGCGGGAATTGGCTATTCTTCGGCAGGCATGTGGACTGACTGATGCCTCGCCAGTACTCGCTTCACTTTCGGGACGGCTGTGCTTCGCCTAAGATTCGATTCAGATGGCGACCGAAGGCGTAACACTGCCATCTCAGGACACCGTGCTCGCCGGCCCGTTCTGGTCAGGCCCGGTCCGGGTCCTTAGCGCGTCCGTGAACGGTAACTCCATCCGCATTCGGGCCGTAGGTGTCGTCGATTCGCGGTACTCCGACCAGACGCTGACCGTCGAGCAATTCCGGGACCTCGTGTCGGAGGTCCGTGGCGGCACATACCGCTTTGATGCCGAGCCGCGCCTTTTCCGTCTCGCGACGGAAGCCCTACGGACGCATCTAGCTCACGCCTTCGACCCTCAGTTCGCGGTCTCGGTGTCCCAAGTCGATCCTCTACCCCACCAGATTGACGCGGTGTACAAGCACATGCTCAGTCAGCCAAGGCTGCGCTTTCTCCTGGCTGACGACCCCGGTGCCGGCAAGACAATCATGGCCGGGCTCCTCATGCGCGAGCTGATGCAGCGAGGCGAGATCAGGCGTGTACTAGTCCTATGCCCGAAGGCGCTAACTGACCAGTGGCGCCGCGAAATGTGGGAGCGCTTCCGCCAGCGCTTCGTTCTCGTAACAGGGGATGTGGTGGCCGGGGCCTTCGGGCAGAATGCTTGGATCGAAAACGACCTCGTCGTCGGCTCGATTGACCTGGCAACGCGCGAGCACATTCTGCCCGGTCTCGAGCAATCCACCTGGGACCTGATCATCTTCGACGAGGCCCACAAGCTCTCCGCTTACCGGTACGCGAACAAAATCGATAAGACCCAGCGCTACCAGTTGGCGGAGAGCCTTGCGAAGAGAACGAAGCACCTGCTCCTGATGACTGCGACACCCCACCGAGGCGACGACGAGAACTTCCGGCTGCTGATGTCGCTATTAGACGACAAGGTCTTCGCCTCCCTGGCTGGCATGCGCCAGGCGCTGGACAAGAATCAGGAGTCGCCCTTCTTCCTCCGCCGGATGAAAGAAGCGATGCGGGACTTCGACGGCCGGCCGCTGTTCCTGCCCAGGCATGTGGCTACTGTGCCCTATCCCTTGGATACACATGAGCAGCAGCTCTACGACGCCGTCACAGACTACGTCGCGAAGGGGCTGGAACAGGCCGAATCAGCGAGGAACCGCAATGTCGGCCTGGCTATGACCGTCCTCCAGCGCCGGCTCGCCTCCTCTCTCTATGCGATCACGCGCAGCCTCGAACGGCGGCGCGACCGTTTGACCGAGGCGCTGGCTGAATCTCGGCGGCGCGGAATGCGCGTAACGGCTCAGCCTGACATCAACGTGGACATCGATGAGGACGAGGACCTCTTCGAGCTTACAGAAGAGGAGGAGGCCGCTCTCTCCGGCGCCTCGACGGCCCGCACGCCCGAGGAGCTCGAAGCGGAGATTGCCCTCCTGAACCGCCTCGTAGCGCAAGCGGACGCGGCGATGCGAGTGGGGACGGAGCGCAAGCTGCGCGAGTTCGAAACCGTCATTCACAACGAGACGGTTCGTGACAGCAGGGAGAAGATACTCGTCTTCACGGAGCACCGGGACACGCTGACCTACCTGACACGGAAACTGCAGGAGTGGGGCAAGAGCGTAACCTACATTCACGGCGGCATGAAGCTGCAGGACCGCATCGCCGCCGAGAAAGACTTCCGCGGCGACAAGCAGTTCCTGGTCGCGACGGACGCCGCGGGCGAAGGCATCAACCTCCAGTTCTGCCGGGTGATGGTGAACTGGGACCTGCCCTGGAACCCAAACCGGCTCGAGCAGCGCATGGGGCGCATCCACCGCTACGGCCAGGAGTACGAGGTCAATGTCTACAACCTCGTCGCGGAGACCACGCGTGAGGGCGAGGTCCTCATCCGTCTCATGGACAAGCTCCAGCGCATGCGGGAGTCGCTGGGCCACGACCAAGTCTATGACGTCATCTCCGGTGTCTTGGAGAGCGGGCAGGTTCGGCTGGACGTGCTTATTAAGGAAGCGATCCTCGGCCGGCGCTCGAAAGACGAAATCCTCGCCGAGTTCGACTTCCTGGACAGCGAGTCCTCGAAGGCTGCTGCACGCGAGGCCCTTGCCGAGGCACTCGCGACGCCGCACATCGACATGGCCTTCATCAACGGTGAGCTGCGGGACTCCAAGGAGCGCCGCCTGACGCCTGAGTTCGTCGAAGGCTTCTTCGTCGATGCCTTGAGGTATTGCGGCGGCCGCCTCACGCCGGGCTCGGACCGCGACTGGCGCCTCGAGTTTGTCCCGGCCGACCTCCGGCGCAGGGTGGCGGCCTCGAACACCGGCGAGTTCGGCGCCGAGAACCGGGTTATCACCTTCCGCAAGGAGCGCCTGCGCAAGGACCCACCGGCTGAGTTCGTCGCGCCGGGCCACCCTCTTTTCGACGCCGTGGTCGACCGCATCCTCGAACATGGAAGGCCGGCCCTTGCCCAGGGGACGACGTTCATCGACAAGGAAGCGCGCGAGCCCTATCTCGTCTGGCTGTTGGAAACCGGCGTCGTCAACGGGGCGCAGGAAGTCGTCCACAAGCGCCTGATGGCCCTGCGGCAGCGCGGCGAAGCCTTCGAAGCGGTCGCCCCAGGCGTGCTTCTCGACCTGCCGCCAAGCGAAACGGCCCCTGCCGTCCCGCCGTCCCTGGTAGAGCGCGCCGACGCCGACCGCGCGATCGCGGCAGCGACTCGCTTCTACGCCGAGGAGTATCTGAAAGAGGTCACGCAGGAGCAGGAGCGGCAGGTGGCCATCGTGCGCCGCGCCCTGGAGCAGTCGGTCCAGGACAGCCTGACCGAGCTCCAGGCGCGGCTCGAACGCCAACAGGAAGAGGAAGCCAAGGGCAAAGACATGCGCTTGGCTATTCAGACCACCAACCTTCAGATCGACGCCCTGACGCGGGAGCTGCGCGAGCGGCGCGCCCTGTTGGAGCGGCGCCGCGTCACCGCCATCCAGACCCCCAAGGTGGTCGGTGTCGCCGCAGTCATCCCAGGTCCCGTGCCGCGCGTAATGGAAACGGGCATGGGCGGCGATATGACCGACATCGAGCTGGCGGCGATGAACTTCGTCGTGCAATGGGAGCGCGACCAGGGCCGCGAGCCGGAGGACGTCCACAAGACCGGCGTCGGCTATGACGTCAAGAGCACGGCGCCTGATGGCTCCGTGCGCTACATCGAAGTCAAGGGCCACGCATCGAGCGGCGACGTCATCCTCTACTACACGGAGTGGCAGACCGCCCACCGCATGCGGGAGGAGTTCTACATCTACGAGGTCAACTACGCACTCTCGGACCCACAGTTGCGGATCGTCCAGGACCCGGTAGGCAAAGGCATTCAGCCCGTCGAGCGCGTGGTCGAGTACCTGATCAGGGCCGACCAGCTCGACCAGGTCGCTGAACCGGCCCGCGGAGACTAAGCATGCCCGTCCCGACGCATGCTTGGGATTGCGAGACCAGCATCTGGGAGACGACCTGCCCAGACTGTGGAGACATCGTTTACTTCTTCTCTTGCTCCTGTGGGAGCAAGGTCTATTTCAACTTACCCGGGCCGCCATGGCCGGAACACGCCGCCTCCTGCCTCCCTTATAAGATCCGTGTGCTTGCATCCACGACGAATCTCACGGGGGCCCAGATTCGGCAAATGGTCCTAAAGTATGCCCAAGCGAATAATCTTCCGCTCAATCAGCGAGTTCAGCAGGTACTGTCGTCGCTGCCGAGTTTTCGGTCTGGTGGGATTTCACTCATCGCTGTGGCACCTAGTCGAAGCGCCCAGGGGCTCGTGACGGGCACAGTCACGACGATCAATCCAAGCGTTAACTTCTTCAACCGGCTGAAGCTTCCGGATAACAAGATGAGCCGCGGTCTGCTTGGCAAGCTGGTTCAGGACGCGTACGACGAGGTCGTTCTCCGAACGAGTCCGGACGGGTTTCGTCAAAGTCTGGAATATGTTGTCTTCGTCCCCAGCCACGAGGTCAAAGCAGCCCGGATCATCCAACGCTGCCGGGCTAGTGTGAAGCTGGTATTCCATCAACTGATAGGCGGACAGAAGATGTGGCTGGGCCAAAGTCTTCAGCGCCTTCACAATTCTAGACGGAGCTAACCCATGCCGGAAACGCGTCGCAGGCGCCTGATCGAAGTCGCCTTCCCGCTGGAAGAGGTCTCCGAGCACTCCCGGCGCGAGAAGAACGTCCGCCACGGCCACATCTCCACCCTGCACATCTGGTGGGCGCGCCGCCCCCTCGCCGCCTGCCGCGCCTTCATCTACGCCTCCCTCGTCGACGACCCCGGCGAGGGCCCCGAGCGCGAGGAGCTGCTGAAGGAGGTCGCCGACCTCGCCAGCTGGGACGCCGTGCGCAAGCCGGACCAGGTGGTGCGCCCGCGCGAGAAAGGCGGCAGCGGCCTCACCGGACGGCAACTGCTGGAGCGCGCCCGCCAGCGCATCCTCGACTGCAACGGCGGCAAGCCGCCGCGCCTGCTCGACCCCTTCGCCGGAGGCGGCGCCATCCCCCTCGAAGCCCTGCGCCTCGGCTGCGAGGTCGAGGCAAGCGACCTCAACCCCGTCGCCGTGCTCATCCTCAAAGGCACGGTGGAGTACCCGCAGAAGTACGGCCAGCCCAACAGCCGCGACGTCCCAAAGTACATTTATCTGGCAGCCGATTCCGGCCCCCAGAAGGGCTTCTTCGACGGCGACCTCGTAGCCGCCTACAAGAAGAACCCGCTGGCCACGGACGTGCGCTACTGGGGCAACTGGATGCTCGAGCGCGCCCGCCAGGAGCTGGCCCAGTTCTACCCGCCCGACCCGGACGGCAGCGTCCCCGTCGCCTACCTCTGGAGCCGCACCGTCCCCTGCCCCAACTGCGGCGCCGAGATGCCGCTCATCCGCCAGTACTGGCTGGCGCGCAAGGACAGGAAAAAGGTGGCGCTGCGGCCCGTCCTCGACCGCGCCCACAACCGCGTCGATTTCGAGGTCGTGGAGGGGCCGGACGTCACCGGCGACCCCGCCGAGGCGACCACGACGCGCGGCGACACGGTCTGCCTCCTCTGCAGGCAAGTGGCGAAAGGCGAAACGATTCGACGATTGTCCAGCGAAGGCAAGATGGGCGCTGCGCTCACTGCCGTCGTTTTGGAAGGACGAGGCGGCAAGCGGTACAGGGCCGACCGGCCCGACGACATGGCATCCTTTGCCAAGGCAACGCAAGAGCTGCACGAGCGGATGGCGCGCCACAGCGGCGACCTGAGTCTTGTTCCGGACGAGCCGATGCCCGACATCCCGGACTTGGTCAGTGGCCGCGGTTTCGGCATCAAGCAGTGGTGGCAGCTGTTCAACGCCCGTCAGCTGCTGGCGCTGACCACCTTCGCGCGCCTGGTGCGCGAAGCCCACGCCGAGATGCTCGCTTGCGGCCTCGACGCCGACTACGCCAAGGCCGTCGCGACGTACCTTGGGCTGGCAGT contains the following coding sequences:
- a CDS encoding site-specific integrase, coding for MTAIAYLDETASGWDRTLYAFLAEKHRRSGSQRTVQAYSRMLNEFFGRAAKTPDQVTSDDAFAWAYGTALAGKEPSSITIAARLACLSSYYRFLIRMKVVGSNPCDAIERPRISPSNPRGLTAGDIRRLLAVITPRPPAGRPGPYCPQPAGGAAAAGLSARRGRTGLPPPGRPVPVGPAPGPGPGLRHARTGRFACA
- a CDS encoding helicase-related protein; this encodes MATEGVTLPSQDTVLAGPFWSGPVRVLSASVNGNSIRIRAVGVVDSRYSDQTLTVEQFRDLVSEVRGGTYRFDAEPRLFRLATEALRTHLAHAFDPQFAVSVSQVDPLPHQIDAVYKHMLSQPRLRFLLADDPGAGKTIMAGLLMRELMQRGEIRRVLVLCPKALTDQWRREMWERFRQRFVLVTGDVVAGAFGQNAWIENDLVVGSIDLATREHILPGLEQSTWDLIIFDEAHKLSAYRYANKIDKTQRYQLAESLAKRTKHLLLMTATPHRGDDENFRLLMSLLDDKVFASLAGMRQALDKNQESPFFLRRMKEAMRDFDGRPLFLPRHVATVPYPLDTHEQQLYDAVTDYVAKGLEQAESARNRNVGLAMTVLQRRLASSLYAITRSLERRRDRLTEALAESRRRGMRVTAQPDINVDIDEDEDLFELTEEEEAALSGASTARTPEELEAEIALLNRLVAQADAAMRVGTERKLREFETVIHNETVRDSREKILVFTEHRDTLTYLTRKLQEWGKSVTYIHGGMKLQDRIAAEKDFRGDKQFLVATDAAGEGINLQFCRVMVNWDLPWNPNRLEQRMGRIHRYGQEYEVNVYNLVAETTREGEVLIRLMDKLQRMRESLGHDQVYDVISGVLESGQVRLDVLIKEAILGRRSKDEILAEFDFLDSESSKAAAREALAEALATPHIDMAFINGELRDSKERRLTPEFVEGFFVDALRYCGGRLTPGSDRDWRLEFVPADLRRRVAASNTGEFGAENRVITFRKERLRKDPPAEFVAPGHPLFDAVVDRILEHGRPALAQGTTFIDKEAREPYLVWLLETGVVNGAQEVVHKRLMALRQRGEAFEAVAPGVLLDLPPSETAPAVPPSLVERADADRAIAAATRFYAEEYLKEVTQEQERQVAIVRRALEQSVQDSLTELQARLERQQEEEAKGKDMRLAIQTTNLQIDALTRELRERRALLERRRVTAIQTPKVVGVAAVIPGPVPRVMETGMGGDMTDIELAAMNFVVQWERDQGREPEDVHKTGVGYDVKSTAPDGSVRYIEVKGHASSGDVILYYTEWQTAHRMREEFYIYEVNYALSDPQLRIVQDPVGKGIQPVERVVEYLIRADQLDQVAEPARGD